In a genomic window of Vigna radiata var. radiata cultivar VC1973A unplaced genomic scaffold, Vradiata_ver6 scaffold_294, whole genome shotgun sequence:
- the LOC106754351 gene encoding protein translation factor SUI1 homolog 2 has protein sequence MVELEIQVPTPFDPFAEARESDAPGAKEYVHIRIQQRNGKKSLTTVQGLKKEFSYEKILKDLKKEFCCNGNVVQDKELGKIIQLQGDQRKNVSHFLVQAGLVKKDQIKIHGF, from the coding sequence ATGGTTGAGTTGGAAATCCAAGTTCCCACCCCATTTGACCCATTTGCTGAGGCTAGAGAATCGGATGCTCCAGGAGCGAAGGAGTATGTGCACATTCGGATCCAGCAGAGGAATGGAAAGAAGAGTCTGACCACAGTGCAGGGGCTGAAGAAGGAGTTTAGCTACGAGAAGATTCTCAAAGACCTCAAGAAAGAGTTTTGCTGCAACGGCAATGTGGTGCAGGACAAGGAACTTGGCAAGATAATTCAGCTCCAAGGTGATCAGCGCAAGAACGTCTCACACTTCTTGGTCCAGGCAGGCCTTGTCAAAAAGGACCAGATCAAGATTCATGGTTTTTGA